From Cucumis melo cultivar AY chromosome 1, USDA_Cmelo_AY_1.0, whole genome shotgun sequence, a single genomic window includes:
- the LOC103492590 gene encoding uncharacterized protein LOC103492590, which produces MSWVRGKSSGWAAFNLKQQNNGIQDEVDGDPFPPMSTTLSSLPPRENLRGVNGRSGRSFSFAPIPSADSPTLPGKCGAKKTTLGNFSAKKTILGASNIQSGKKMVEETNDVLSFWKLKELHPWADISLIMDIMEAVNNDFNEASTLLNTMVSSDNLEINNEMSNLGLHSSNDLSWMMGKSPGWEEFNLQQHNRGLQGEKDPEAFPPMLTNHPSLPPYENLHGVYGRLGRSFASEPLPSADSLTSPGNYGAKNTIPDDSGIQSGKKVVEENTDVLAFWKLKEIHSWADFSLIVDIMDAVNNNFDEASTLLKTMVSSDNFEINNEISTLGLHSANDLLCNGDNDVSISSERTINGPILSPTLKAAQGMHQNDNTGGEDCTKLFVNDYFERNFFPNAGNSKIALGCSKSVPIEPEWEEDDIYLSHRKDAIAMMRSASQHSRAATNAYRRKDHASAKYHSSRAQEQWLAAKMLNDKAANEILQTRNSKNGLWKLDLHGLHAAEAVQALQDHLLKIETQNASNRSLSPKKAERKGFQRASSLEYLSCMDSKLDKESPSSRHRPTSLEVITGIGKHSKGEAALPKAVTSFLTENGYRFEQTRPGTISVRPKFRR; this is translated from the exons ATGTCGTGGGTGAGGGGTAAATCTTCTGGTTGGGCAGCTTTTAATCTTAAGCAACAGAATAATGGCATTCAGGATGAAGTTGACGGGGATCCATTCCCACCAATGTCAACTACCCTCTCCTCTCTGCCACCACGTGAAAACTTGCGCGGAGTTAATGGTCGTTCAGGGAGATCTTTCTCGTTTGCTCCCATTCCTTCGGCCGATTCTCCGACTTTACCGGGAAAATGTGGTGCAAAAAAGACAACATTAGGAAATTTCAGTGCAAAAAAGACGATACTTGGTGCTTCTAACATTCAAAGTGGCAAGAAGATGGTTGAAGAAACCAATGATGTTTTATCCTTTTGGAAGCTTAAAGAGCTTCATCCCTGGGCTGATATTAGCTTGATTATGGATATAATGGAAGCTGTAAATAATGACTTCAATGAGGCATCTACTTTATTAAACACAATGGTCTCTAGTGACAATTTAGAGATCAATAATGAGATGAGCAACTTAGGACTGCATTCCTCTAATGATCTATCGTGGATGATGGGTAAATCTCCTGGCTGGGAAGAGTTTAACCTTCAGCAACATAATAGAGGCCTTCAAGGTGAAAAGGACCCGGAAGCATTCCCACCAATGCTAACCAACCATCCCTCTCTGCCACCATATGAAAACTTGCACGGAGTTTATGGACGTTTAGGGAGATCCTTTGCATCTGAACCCCTTCCTTCTGCCGATTCTCTGACTTCTCCAGGAAATTATGGTGCAAAGAACACAATTCCTGATGATTCTGGCATTCAAAGTGGCAAGAAGGTGGTTGAAGAGAACACTGATGTTTTAGCCTTTTGGAAGCTTAAAGAGATTCATTCTTGGGCTGACTTTAGCTTGATTGTGGATATAATGGACGCTGTGAATAATAACTTCGATGAGGCATCTACTTTATTAAAAACAATGGTTTCAAGTGACAATTTTGAGATCAATAATGAGATAAGCACTTTAGGACTGCATTCTGCTAATGATTTATTGTGCAATGGGGATAATGATGTAAGCATATCATCAGAAAGAACGATCAATGGTCCCATCCTTAGTCCCACACTAAAGGCTGCGCAAGGCATGCATCAAAATGATAATACGGGTGGAGAAGATTGTACCAAATTGTTTGTAAATGattattttgaaagaaatttcTTTCCTAATGCTGGAAATTCAAAAATAGCTCTTGGTTGCTCAAAGTCTGTTCCTATTGAGCCTGAGTGGGAAGAAGATGATATTTACCTGAGCCATCGGAAAGATGCTATAGCAATGATGAG GTCTGCATCTCAACATTCAAGGGCAGCCACTAATGCCTATCGTAGGAAGGATCATGCCTCTGCCAAGTATCATTCATCAAGAGCTCAAGAACAATGGCTTGCTGCAAAAATGTTGAATGATAAGGCAGCTAATGAAATTTTACAAACAAGGAATAGTAAAAATGGGCTCTGGAAGTTGGACTTACATGGGCTGCATGCAGCCGAGGCTGTTCAAGCCTTGCAAGACCACTTGCTGAAAATTGAAACTCAGAATGCCTCCAATCGGTCCTTGTCGCCAAAGAAAGCTGAAAGGAAAGGATTTCAGCGTGCTTCATCCCTTGAGTATCTTAGTTGTATGGACTCAAAGTTGGACAAAGAATCACCATCATCTAGGCATAGGCCAACATCATTGGAAGTCATAACAG